The sequence TTTGCACATTGCTAACCCATGTTTTTTTAGAGCAGACTAATGTCAACTGTTGTGGGACAGTCATACATCAATGAATAACACCCAATAATAAGCAGACAGGTTAAACCAAAGATGGTATAATAAACATTATTTCAAGAGACGTGCTCAGTGATACATATTTATTATGGACATGAAACATTTAGCTTTTACATCAATAATATAttacacaaaaaaaacattattttgccaAAGGACAGTCCTCTAATATACAGGGCTGAGCAGACCACAGTTTGGAGGGTATCCCTAGGTCTGGGGTTATGAGTCTGTGAGAGGTTGGTCCTAATAGGCTAAGGGAACCGCTTGACTTTGACCCTCTGGCATGTCATGAGCTGTCATCAACTGATGGAAGACATTATAGTGCTTGGGGTGACATGTCCTTTAGCTGCTGCTGATGGATTGAGGGTAGGAACCCGAGCTgctcctctgctgcagagaagtCACAGGGTCTCCGGTTCTCAGTGTAGCCATAGATTTTCCTCAGGGCCACGCGTGCCGCCTCCTCCTCTGCAGCCAGAACGGTCTCCCCTGGAGCCTCTGCAAAAAGCTTCTTATCACtgaggacacaaacacacacactcactcagtaGCATAATCAATAAACAAACTACCGGCAGAACACTACCACACACTCCATAAGTAACGGCAAGAGTTTTTCCTGATCATCTGTCCCGACCAGGGGGGAAAAGACTTTAGGTCCTGGGTCACAGCGTATTCCTGGTCAGGTCTCGTGATCAGGAAAACCTCCTGGATTTATCAGGAGGCATACTGATGGGAGTGGCCAGTGAGGCGTACCTGTACAGCCCTACAAAGTAGAGTGGGAGCACGGTGCTGGCGCCGGCCGACCTGGTGAGGCGAGGCTCTGGGAGGGCCACGTTCCTCTTGGACAGCTCCTCCACCAGCAGCCCCATGGGGTTCACCACCGACCACATTTCAAACAGGTCTTTACTTACCAACTGGGTGACCAGGAAATCCTGGTGGGAGAGAAGAGGGCATGGGAGGTGTGATCATCTTTAGACACACAAGCAATCTAATGTTCATTTGAAATGTTTAATCTTAACCGTTAGTTGGGTGTGTGTTGAAAGTTGTGAGGATCTTCCTCTTACCCGAAGGAAAAGGCCTGCTCTCTCAGGTCCACTGCTCTCCTGGAGTGCTCCGATTACAGCGAGGAACGTACTGTGCAATACTTCATCAGGGACAGGGAATTGAGCGCTCATAGTTAGGTCCTCGATGGCGAGGTTCCGTGCCACATGGCAAACTACTGGATGACTGGTCAGGTGGCCGACAATGGCGACCACTCCTTTGCTGGGCAGGCTAGGGAAGCTGGCCCTGCACCAGTCAGACAGGAAGCTCTTGGTGAACTCCAAGCCCTGTGTGTTCAGCTGAATGTTGTCCCCCAGGACCAGAGCGGCCGTTTCAGAGTCCACGCCGAGTGCctgcctcctctctttctctgactgAATGTAACAGGGGTTCACGAAGGCTATCTTCAGCAGCTCTGGGGAGAAGTTTTCTTTAAGGCGGCTGCTGAATGCCTGGACCTCTGCATGGTAGTCCCAGTTAGGCTTTTGAgagctaggagacagaacatagGGAAATTAATAACTAAGACCACGGTGCATGTAATCAGTATGTACCTAAGATACAGTGGTCTTCTATATTGGCTATAATATAGTAATTTCAGCTAACGTTAACCATGAGAACCAACACAAATGGCCTTGACTTGATCCCTATGATACCAAGCTATCTTAGCTAGCATTACCGTGGCTTAGGTGGTGGAAGCCCTTCTATCTTCAACTTTCTTTCCATCAAAAGAGTATATGCTTTCATCCATCGCTTCTTCTCTCGGGTCTGTGTAAGGAGTACATTTCTACAAACATGATGATAGTGAATTCCATACGTTAGCACACCACGATTTACAATGTATCCGGATGCCATGACAGTTTCTGACGGTGTGTAACAATAAACACGTTCCGGACAGCAACCCTAAAGCGCTAAGTTTGTTCCAGTTTAGAAAATGATCATAAGAGGGTTCCAACTTCCAACCATAGACGTGGTTCCAATTTACTTTGTAATAACAATATACTTCATACTAATTAAGTGTTACGGAGTAGTGACCTACAtttagttcaactagtaatttaaatatatttagcagtagcttggtgtttaataggctaaatcACACATTCTTTAACATCTGACCCAAGAGTGATATGtccttgcaatttgtagtctatgacatttagATGTGATAATTGTTCATGAAGTAGTTTGGAGGTTGTGAACTACTTTTTCTAAGTAACTAGTTAATGAAGCcatatt comes from Salvelinus alpinus chromosome 21, SLU_Salpinus.1, whole genome shotgun sequence and encodes:
- the LOC139547899 gene encoding large ribosomal subunit protein mL44-like is translated as MASGYIVNRGVLTYGIHYHHVCRNVLLTQTREKKRWMKAYTLLMERKLKIEGLPPPKPRSQKPNWDYHAEVQAFSSRLKENFSPELLKIAFVNPCYIQSEKERRQALGVDSETAALVLGDNIQLNTQGLEFTKSFLSDWCRASFPSLPSKGVVAIVGHLTSHPVVCHVARNLAIEDLTMSAQFPVPDEVLHSTFLAVIGALQESSGPERAGLFLRDFLVTQLVSKDLFEMWSVVNPMGLLVEELSKRNVALPEPRLTRSAGASTVLPLYFVGLYSDKKLFAEAPGETVLAAEEEAARVALRKIYGYTENRRPCDFSAAEEQLGFLPSIHQQQLKDMSPQAL